One genomic window of Vibrio natriegens NBRC 15636 = ATCC 14048 = DSM 759 includes the following:
- a CDS encoding cob(I)alamin adenolsyltransferase/cobinamide ATP-dependent adenolsyltransferase codes for MKIIILHGLYMHGLVMQPLSQKLRKLGYETQVLSYNTVSINEDTLFNTIDHALNPLTTNVLVGHSLGGLMIKRYLANRKPTTSLISHVIAIGSPLKGASIVSRIQDLGLGALLGNSPHHGLNKHDDVWDFPQKLGSIAGTVPIGARPLLIRGDNTMSDGTVTVDETRLEGMQDHIEAKQTHTSLIYNTFVPEQIDHFIRTDFFRR; via the coding sequence ATGAAAATCATCATTCTACATGGTCTTTATATGCACGGGCTGGTGATGCAGCCTCTTAGCCAAAAACTGCGTAAATTGGGTTACGAAACCCAAGTGCTAAGTTACAACACGGTATCGATTAATGAAGATACACTGTTTAATACTATTGACCATGCACTCAATCCACTGACGACCAATGTACTGGTTGGGCACAGCTTGGGTGGCTTGATGATTAAGCGTTATTTGGCAAATAGAAAACCAACCACCAGTTTGATTTCTCACGTTATCGCCATTGGCTCGCCTTTAAAAGGAGCGTCGATTGTTTCACGTATCCAAGACCTTGGCTTGGGCGCACTTTTAGGTAACTCGCCTCATCACGGTTTAAACAAACACGACGACGTCTGGGACTTTCCCCAAAAGCTTGGAAGTATCGCTGGCACGGTCCCTATCGGGGCTCGTCCTCTGCTTATTCGCGGTGATAATACCATGTCAGACGGCACGGTAACGGTGGACGAAACCCGCTTGGAAGGCATGCAAGATCATATTGAGGCAAAACAAACACATACTAGCCTGATCTACAACACTTTCGTCCCTGAGCAAATTGATCACTTTATTCGCACCGACTTTTTTCGTCGATAG
- a CDS encoding MFS transporter, translated as MFLSKRFFPFFVTQCLGALNDNVYKNVLLLMVTYSLIDSLPVSVNLFVNLAAGLFILPFFLFSAHAGAVADSMDKAKLIRRLKLIEVLIMACAATAIMTENALLMLVLLFLTGTQSAYFGPVKYALLPQALKASELVKGNAWVEMGTFLSILVGTLTAGLLLAMPNGTLIASCLVLFLSIMGFISSVNIPALPSHSNQKVKFKPISGLKKTLNVAQKQRGIWMSILAISWFWFMGATYLTQFPNFAREHLFADSTVVSLLLALFSIGIATGSWLCQKLSFDHVELGILPFGILGLTLFGLDLLWAVPSHSLSPAQYYSVESFISESKHVRVMMDLFFVGVSGGIFIVPLYSFIQSRSNQGECARSIAANNIMNALFMVGSALVSIFVLSVLSLSVVELFAIMAVGNFFVAIYVYRQVPEFTQRFISYLLSHCMYRVSVEGRQHIPETGAALIVANHVSYVDALILMGTSTRPVRFVMDKSISEMPVLKYVFRHAGVIPICSPRKCTETYKQAFEQIEQALHNEEVVCIFPEGRLTSDGELGEFRPGVEKILKRSPVPVIPMALKGLWGSFFSHKGGHALTKRPKRFWSKIEVKIGQVLGPVQLDRHKLQQEVQELLINQK; from the coding sequence ATGTTTTTGTCTAAACGCTTTTTCCCATTTTTCGTCACGCAGTGTCTTGGGGCATTGAATGACAACGTTTATAAAAATGTTCTTTTATTAATGGTCACCTACAGTCTGATTGATTCATTACCCGTTTCCGTCAACCTGTTTGTCAATCTTGCTGCGGGTCTGTTTATCCTGCCCTTCTTTTTATTTTCAGCGCATGCTGGTGCAGTCGCGGATAGTATGGACAAAGCCAAGTTGATACGCCGTCTGAAGCTTATCGAAGTGCTGATCATGGCCTGTGCCGCCACTGCCATCATGACTGAAAATGCCCTGTTAATGTTAGTGTTGTTATTTTTAACCGGAACACAATCCGCCTACTTCGGTCCAGTGAAATACGCTTTACTGCCTCAAGCCTTAAAAGCCAGTGAACTTGTCAAAGGTAATGCCTGGGTTGAAATGGGGACCTTTTTATCCATTCTGGTTGGTACGTTAACCGCCGGACTTTTACTCGCGATGCCAAACGGCACACTTATCGCCTCGTGCCTTGTTTTGTTCCTTTCGATAATGGGTTTCATCAGTAGCGTGAATATTCCTGCGTTGCCAAGCCACTCCAATCAGAAAGTAAAGTTCAAGCCAATTTCTGGCCTGAAAAAGACGCTAAACGTCGCACAAAAACAGCGTGGAATCTGGATGTCGATTCTGGCAATAAGTTGGTTTTGGTTTATGGGTGCGACCTATCTTACACAATTCCCAAACTTCGCCCGCGAGCATCTCTTTGCCGATAGTACCGTCGTATCTTTGTTACTTGCGCTATTTTCTATTGGCATCGCCACGGGATCTTGGTTGTGTCAAAAGCTCTCTTTTGATCATGTTGAGCTCGGAATTCTGCCATTTGGAATTCTGGGACTAACGTTATTTGGACTCGATTTATTGTGGGCAGTACCCTCACACAGCCTATCACCTGCGCAGTATTACAGTGTCGAAAGTTTCATTTCAGAATCTAAACACGTTCGAGTGATGATGGATTTGTTCTTCGTCGGAGTCAGTGGTGGGATATTTATCGTTCCGCTCTACTCGTTCATCCAGTCTCGTTCTAACCAAGGCGAGTGCGCGCGTTCAATCGCTGCAAACAACATCATGAATGCCTTATTCATGGTCGGGTCAGCATTAGTGTCCATATTCGTACTTAGCGTGTTATCCCTGTCCGTTGTAGAGCTCTTCGCTATCATGGCGGTTGGTAATTTCTTCGTCGCTATTTATGTCTATCGCCAAGTGCCTGAATTTACGCAGCGCTTTATCAGCTATTTGCTTAGCCACTGTATGTACCGCGTTTCTGTAGAGGGGCGTCAGCATATCCCAGAAACAGGAGCGGCATTAATCGTAGCCAATCATGTCAGTTATGTAGATGCGCTGATTCTGATGGGGACCTCTACTCGCCCTGTTCGTTTTGTGATGGATAAATCGATCAGTGAAATGCCTGTTCTTAAATACGTGTTCCGTCATGCGGGCGTTATTCCAATTTGCTCTCCTCGCAAGTGCACCGAAACCTACAAGCAAGCCTTTGAGCAAATCGAGCAGGCATTACATAACGAAGAAGTCGTTTGTATTTTCCCCGAAGGCCGTTTGACCTCAGATGGTGAACTCGGCGAGTTTCGACCTGGAGTGGAAAAAATCCTCAAGCGTTCACCAGTCCCTGTGATACCAATGGCGTTGAAAGGACTGTGGGGGTCATTTTTCAGCCATAAAGGTGGACACGCACTCACTAAAAGACCAAAACGTTTCTGGTCCAAAATTGAAGTCAAAATTGGTCAAGTACTGGGCCCTGTTCAGCTCGATCGCCACAAGTTACAGCAAGAAGTTCAGGAATTGCTGATAAATCAGAAGTAG
- a CDS encoding helix-turn-helix domain-containing protein, which translates to MSESYALIKELKRQLRLSGLHYADVAQHLELSEGSVKRLLAEGHHISLERLERICQLIGLDMAELFKLAASHNKGLESLTLDQEKQLVEDKALLLVAICVVNGYQFEQIIEQYTFNEPELIQKLAQLDRLKIIDLLPGNKIRLRISPTFNWQIGGPIQRFFQQQVQEAFFQSYFSAEGEKLAMATGLMSIPTNKKLQQKLQKVIDEFYQACQSDNSLEMDEKHGTSLVIAMRRWTFPLFKPWERTPNQ; encoded by the coding sequence ATGTCAGAAAGTTATGCCCTGATTAAGGAGCTTAAACGTCAGCTGAGACTCTCTGGTTTGCACTACGCAGACGTTGCACAGCATTTAGAGTTAAGCGAAGGAAGCGTAAAAAGGCTGCTTGCTGAAGGGCATCACATTAGTCTCGAGCGGCTTGAGCGCATCTGCCAACTGATTGGGTTAGACATGGCCGAGCTGTTTAAGCTCGCCGCTTCACACAATAAAGGGCTGGAATCACTCACTCTGGATCAAGAAAAACAACTCGTTGAAGACAAAGCATTACTGCTGGTCGCTATATGTGTTGTGAATGGCTATCAATTTGAGCAAATTATTGAACAATATACGTTTAATGAACCAGAGCTAATACAAAAGTTAGCCCAGCTCGATCGGCTTAAGATCATCGACTTACTCCCTGGCAACAAAATCCGTTTACGTATCTCCCCGACGTTTAACTGGCAGATTGGTGGCCCAATCCAGCGCTTCTTTCAACAGCAAGTTCAGGAAGCCTTCTTCCAAAGTTACTTTTCTGCAGAAGGTGAAAAGCTGGCAATGGCCACTGGGTTGATGAGTATACCGACCAACAAGAAGCTTCAGCAGAAGCTACAAAAAGTGATCGATGAATTTTATCAGGCTTGTCAGAGTGACAATTCATTAGAGATGGATGAAAAACACGGTACCTCTCTGGTTATCGCGATGCGTCGCTGGACGTTTCCTTTGTTTAAACCCTGGGAACGCACTCCGAATCAATAG